The following are from one region of the Dreissena polymorpha isolate Duluth1 chromosome 2, UMN_Dpol_1.0, whole genome shotgun sequence genome:
- the LOC127867413 gene encoding troponin C-like isoform X1, translating into MNRRTSILQADFKVTDKQFTDAKQTFHLYQKKGTEEVATKDLDQLFKAMALHVDDDKLKDWADEMDDDAVGTIPWEKFKILFERKLKEDEEEKELKEAFRVLDNQKKGTIPVDDLRWILKSLGDDITEEEIDDMIAETDTDGSGTVDYEEFKSLMSSE; encoded by the exons ATGAACAGACGGACTTCTATTTTACAGGCGGATTTTAAAGTCACGGATAAGCAGTTTACAG ATGCTAAACAGACTTTCCACCTGTACCAGAAGAAGGGAACGGAGGAGGTTGCTACTAAGGATCTGGACCAGCTGTTCAAGGCCATGGCGCTGCACGTTGACGACGACAAGCTTAAAGACTGGGCTGACGAGATGGACGATGACG CCGTGGGTACCATACCGTGGGAGAAGTTTAAGATTCTATTCGAAAGAAAACTGAAGGAAGACGAAGAAGAGAAAGAATTAAAAGAGGCTTTCAGAGTTTTAGACAACCAAAAAAAAGGAACTATTCCTGTCGACGATCTCAGATGGATCTTAAAAAGTCTAG GTGATGATATTACAGAAGAAGAAATCGACGACATGATTGCGGAGACTGATACCGACGGAAGCGGAACCGTAGATTATGAAG AGTTCAAAAGTTTGATGTCATCGGAATGA
- the LOC127867413 gene encoding troponin C-like isoform X2 translates to MNRRTSILQADFKVTDKQFTDAKQTFHLYQKKGTEEVATKDLDQLFKAMALHVDDDKLKDWADEMDDDAVGTIPWEKFKILFERKLKEDEEEKELKEAFRVLDNQKKGTIPVDDLRWILKSLGDDITEEEIDDMIAETDTDGSGTVDYEEFYALMMG, encoded by the exons ATGAACAGACGGACTTCTATTTTACAGGCGGATTTTAAAGTCACGGATAAGCAGTTTACAG ATGCTAAACAGACTTTCCACCTGTACCAGAAGAAGGGAACGGAGGAGGTTGCTACTAAGGATCTGGACCAGCTGTTCAAGGCCATGGCGCTGCACGTTGACGACGACAAGCTTAAAGACTGGGCTGACGAGATGGACGATGACG CCGTGGGTACCATACCGTGGGAGAAGTTTAAGATTCTATTCGAAAGAAAACTGAAGGAAGACGAAGAAGAGAAAGAATTAAAAGAGGCTTTCAGAGTTTTAGACAACCAAAAAAAAGGAACTATTCCTGTCGACGATCTCAGATGGATCTTAAAAAGTCTAG GTGATGATATTACAGAAGAAGAAATCGACGACATGATTGCGGAGACTGATACCGACGGAAGCGGAACCGTAGATTATGAAG AGTTTTATGccctgatgatgggataa
- the LOC127867413 gene encoding troponin C-like isoform X3: MADFKVTDKQFTDAKQTFHLYQKKGTEEVATKDLDQLFKAMALHVDDDKLKDWADEMDDDAVGTIPWEKFKILFERKLKEDEEEKELKEAFRVLDNQKKGTIPVDDLRWILKSLGDDITEEEIDDMIAETDTDGSGTVDYEEFKSLMSSE, encoded by the exons ATG GCGGATTTTAAAGTCACGGATAAGCAGTTTACAG ATGCTAAACAGACTTTCCACCTGTACCAGAAGAAGGGAACGGAGGAGGTTGCTACTAAGGATCTGGACCAGCTGTTCAAGGCCATGGCGCTGCACGTTGACGACGACAAGCTTAAAGACTGGGCTGACGAGATGGACGATGACG CCGTGGGTACCATACCGTGGGAGAAGTTTAAGATTCTATTCGAAAGAAAACTGAAGGAAGACGAAGAAGAGAAAGAATTAAAAGAGGCTTTCAGAGTTTTAGACAACCAAAAAAAAGGAACTATTCCTGTCGACGATCTCAGATGGATCTTAAAAAGTCTAG GTGATGATATTACAGAAGAAGAAATCGACGACATGATTGCGGAGACTGATACCGACGGAAGCGGAACCGTAGATTATGAAG AGTTCAAAAGTTTGATGTCATCGGAATGA